The following proteins are co-located in the Desulfatitalea tepidiphila genome:
- the hisB gene encoding imidazoleglycerol-phosphate dehydratase HisB, translated as MKRNAELERKTKETQIRIKLNLDGTGFYEIDTGIGFFDHMLTLLAVHGQLDLEIAARGDIQVDFHHTVEDVGLVLGDALSQALGDRRGICRYGYAAIPMDDALTTVIIDLSNRPYLKFLLPERVPRQNDFDTTLASEFFRAFAYKAGLNLHLHFAYGDNWHHMIEAAFKGLGRALRQASSMDSSVKGVPSSKGTM; from the coding sequence ATGAAGCGCAACGCCGAACTTGAACGAAAGACCAAGGAGACCCAGATCCGCATCAAATTGAACCTGGATGGCACCGGATTCTATGAAATCGACACGGGGATCGGTTTTTTCGATCACATGCTGACATTGCTGGCGGTGCATGGGCAATTGGATCTCGAAATCGCGGCCCGGGGTGATATCCAGGTGGATTTTCACCATACGGTCGAGGATGTCGGTCTGGTTTTGGGGGATGCGCTCAGTCAGGCGCTTGGAGATCGCCGCGGCATATGCAGATACGGCTACGCGGCCATCCCCATGGACGATGCCCTGACAACGGTCATCATCGATTTATCCAACAGGCCCTACCTTAAGTTCCTTTTACCGGAGCGCGTACCTCGTCAGAACGATTTCGACACGACTCTCGCGTCGGAGTTTTTCAGGGCATTTGCATATAAAGCAGGCTTGAACCTGCACCTGCATTTTGCATATGGGGATAATTGGCACCATATGATCGAAGCGGCTTTCAAGGGCCTGGGACGCGCTCTGCGTCAGGCGTCGTCAATGGACAGCAGCGTCAAAGGGGTGCCTTCGTCCAAGGGCACGATGTAA
- a CDS encoding dynamin family protein produces MDAYEKYKEAMLDINHEVQALIERAETILDGNQAVFEQWKRSCGNIDSHLREHVVRIAAVGAIKSGKSTLVNALLSDDYLKRGAGVVTSFVTRVRQGELLRARLYFKSWDEVNEEIKHALVLFPTEEWRTEHHDFDIRRTQDREDLAKALDALDHEMRISQDRLNANGVLLSSYVKGYEQIQSYISADSSTREFDNGQFADHRDFVGSDALAVYLKDVQLSVPGDILKRDIELADCQGSDSPNPLHLAMIQDYLLKAHLIVYVISSRTGLRQADIRFLSIIKRMGIAGNMLFVCNCDLSEHDSLEDLQTLVKRVREELSLVVEAPEIFTISALYNLFDRSRSPLSPRDQDRLEQWRKAEELVAFSNQETARLTSFLENKLSRERWALLLQNQLSHMNLTANGLNQWVQLHRDLFRRDAGEARAMVEKLQMHQLHMLQVQSLIQTTLNGAARKLSQDLKKEVDRFLDPSSGPIVKKVGAFVREYQIDLSHYQEQLANSGFTHTLYLVFQDLKQAVDGFMAEKVNPDIMGEIQQVEKRLQEELHMIGEPYEAMVVDALERFDEVLRQMGIPGSSVKGALRPFDELENVKQMNGITLPPAAATMRYGAYIKTEAVMRLGFYSLARLIRKLLRQSIDSKRVEELKALKDGIRRMKSETERSIEAHFRDYKENIKFQYVQRLTEMAGNRLHETLTEQFGAYLGDLKGIVGTVEDQHEDKARTDQALQVIEEAVAEVLGKLEGIRGDVGKLIVDTH; encoded by the coding sequence ATGGATGCTTACGAAAAATACAAGGAAGCAATGCTCGATATCAACCATGAAGTGCAAGCATTGATCGAGCGGGCGGAAACGATTCTCGACGGGAACCAGGCCGTTTTCGAACAATGGAAGCGATCGTGTGGCAACATCGACAGCCATTTGCGGGAGCATGTGGTTCGGATAGCCGCGGTCGGCGCCATCAAGTCGGGTAAAAGTACTCTGGTCAATGCTCTGTTGAGTGATGATTACCTCAAACGGGGTGCCGGCGTGGTCACCTCGTTCGTGACCCGGGTCCGTCAGGGCGAGCTACTGCGTGCACGCCTCTATTTTAAATCATGGGATGAAGTAAACGAGGAGATCAAACACGCTTTGGTGCTTTTCCCTACAGAAGAGTGGCGCACCGAGCATCATGATTTCGACATCCGCCGAACCCAGGATCGGGAAGACCTGGCCAAGGCATTGGATGCCTTGGATCACGAGATGCGTATTTCCCAGGACCGTCTCAATGCAAACGGGGTGCTGCTTTCCTCCTACGTCAAAGGCTATGAGCAGATCCAGTCGTATATTTCGGCCGATAGTTCGACACGTGAATTCGATAATGGGCAATTTGCCGATCATCGCGATTTCGTCGGCAGCGACGCGTTGGCCGTCTATCTCAAGGATGTGCAATTGTCTGTCCCCGGGGATATCCTGAAGCGAGACATCGAGTTGGCGGATTGCCAGGGCAGCGACTCGCCCAATCCGCTTCACCTCGCGATGATTCAGGATTATTTACTCAAAGCGCATTTGATCGTTTACGTCATCAGCAGCCGGACCGGGTTGCGCCAGGCCGATATCCGCTTCTTATCCATCATCAAGAGAATGGGCATTGCCGGCAATATGCTGTTTGTCTGCAATTGCGATCTGAGCGAACACGACAGCCTGGAGGACCTGCAAACCCTGGTCAAACGCGTTCGGGAGGAGTTGTCGCTGGTCGTCGAGGCGCCTGAGATATTCACCATTTCAGCCCTGTATAACCTGTTCGATCGATCGCGTTCACCGCTGAGCCCCAGAGACCAGGATCGGCTGGAGCAGTGGCGCAAGGCAGAGGAACTGGTCGCGTTTTCAAACCAGGAAACGGCTCGATTGACTTCGTTTTTGGAGAACAAGTTGTCGCGCGAGCGCTGGGCGCTGCTGCTCCAAAACCAGCTGTCGCATATGAACTTGACGGCCAACGGGCTCAACCAGTGGGTCCAGCTCCATCGGGACCTTTTTCGGCGGGACGCCGGGGAAGCGCGTGCCATGGTGGAAAAATTGCAGATGCATCAACTGCACATGCTGCAAGTTCAATCTTTGATTCAAACCACCCTCAACGGCGCCGCCCGTAAACTCAGCCAGGACCTGAAAAAAGAGGTGGACCGATTTCTCGATCCGTCCAGCGGACCGATTGTCAAAAAGGTCGGCGCCTTTGTTCGTGAATACCAGATCGACTTGTCCCATTACCAGGAACAACTGGCCAATTCGGGTTTCACCCACACCCTCTATCTCGTTTTTCAGGATCTGAAGCAGGCCGTGGACGGATTCATGGCCGAAAAGGTGAACCCGGATATCATGGGGGAGATTCAGCAGGTGGAGAAGCGTTTACAGGAAGAGCTCCACATGATCGGAGAGCCTTATGAGGCCATGGTGGTCGATGCATTGGAACGCTTCGACGAAGTGCTCAGGCAGATGGGTATTCCCGGTTCGTCGGTCAAAGGCGCTTTGCGACCATTTGACGAGCTCGAAAATGTCAAGCAGATGAACGGCATCACGCTGCCGCCGGCTGCCGCCACCATGAGATATGGCGCCTACATCAAAACCGAGGCCGTCATGCGGCTTGGTTTTTACTCTTTGGCCCGTCTCATTCGCAAGCTGTTGCGTCAGTCGATCGATTCAAAAAGGGTCGAGGAACTCAAGGCGCTGAAGGATGGCATCCGCAGAATGAAGTCCGAAACCGAGCGTTCCATCGAAGCTCATTTTAGAGACTATAAGGAGAATATCAAGTTCCAGTACGTGCAGCGACTGACCGAAATGGCGGGAAACCGTTTGCACGAAACGCTTACCGAACAATTCGGCGCCTATCTGGGCGATTTGAAGGGCATCGTTGGTACGGTTGAAGATCAGCACGAGGACAAAGCGCGCACCGACCAGGCCTTGCAAGTCATCGAGGAGGCTGTCGCCGAGGTGCTTGGAAAACTGGAGGGGATCCGCGGGGATGTAGGGAAATTGATCGTTGACACACATTAG
- a CDS encoding YqgE/AlgH family protein gives MDDFKPTSFKGCFIMAMPALQDPNFRQSVTCISEHTDEGAVGIVINQLHDGLNGKMIFDELGMVSVEGAASIPVHVGGPVHSNELFVLHGPPLDWGTSLKINDTLALSNSIAILEAIAKGVGPGDFLVCLGCAGWAPGQLEWELSQNAWLVSECDDEIIFKCPEEEKWERAIRRLGIDPQLLSDSGGHA, from the coding sequence ATGGATGATTTTAAACCCACTTCGTTCAAAGGTTGTTTCATCATGGCCATGCCGGCCCTCCAGGATCCCAATTTTCGTCAATCCGTGACGTGCATTTCAGAGCACACCGATGAGGGGGCGGTCGGCATAGTGATCAACCAACTCCATGATGGACTGAATGGCAAGATGATTTTCGACGAGTTGGGCATGGTGTCGGTGGAAGGCGCTGCATCCATCCCCGTCCACGTCGGTGGGCCGGTTCATTCGAATGAACTATTCGTCCTCCATGGCCCGCCCCTCGACTGGGGTACGAGCCTCAAGATCAATGACACCCTGGCCCTGAGCAATTCGATCGCCATCCTGGAAGCCATTGCCAAGGGCGTGGGGCCGGGCGATTTTCTGGTCTGCCTCGGATGCGCCGGATGGGCTCCCGGTCAACTTGAATGGGAGCTCTCACAGAATGCATGGCTGGTCAGCGAATGTGATGATGAGATCATTTTCAAATGCCCTGAGGAAGAGAAGTGGGAACGCGCCATCCGTCGATTGGGCATCGATCCGCAGCTGCTTTCCGACAGCGGCGGGCATGCCTGA
- the ilvN gene encoding acetolactate synthase small subunit, with amino-acid sequence MNSNKHTLTMLVDNEPGVLSRVVGLFSGRGFNIDSLCVAETLDPKVSRVTIVTQANKPLLEQIEKQLRKLINVVKLRDMSDDRAVRREMALICVHARPENRDEILRLVNLFRAKVIDVASNYYTIEASGDADKMTALIGLLKPMGIKKIARTGTVALYREPKRGI; translated from the coding sequence ATGAACTCAAACAAACATACCTTGACCATGTTGGTCGACAACGAACCGGGCGTTCTATCCCGTGTGGTGGGACTGTTCAGCGGCAGAGGATTCAACATCGACAGTCTGTGCGTAGCCGAAACCCTGGATCCCAAAGTATCGCGCGTCACGATCGTCACCCAGGCCAACAAACCGCTCCTCGAACAAATCGAAAAGCAATTGCGCAAACTCATCAATGTCGTCAAGCTGCGCGACATGTCCGATGATCGTGCCGTTCGCAGGGAAATGGCCCTGATCTGCGTGCACGCGCGGCCCGAAAACCGCGACGAGATTCTGCGGCTCGTCAATTTATTTCGCGCAAAAGTCATCGACGTGGCCTCCAATTACTACACCATCGAGGCCAGCGGAGACGCAGATAAGATGACCGCCCTCATCGGTCTTTTAAAACCCATGGGCATCAAAAAAATCGCCCGCACCGGCACGGTGGCTTTGTATCGTGAACCCAAGCGCGGCATATAA
- a CDS encoding YcaO-like family protein, giving the protein MKMNPIHLNDAHKTYQHDQDKVMTPETTIARFKQRLAESGLHILEDIVRIDNGRLGIPVYFSVCGDEAREIIGKNKQMGKGATPLQSQASAVMELGERFSLFSFMRDGDNFMTAPRNALREPAMSLDQIALSVSDQSEDLPIALDIFDTLPLKWTWSYNLTLDRSVLVPFDWFWTINEFNGSSAGNCVEEAVCQGICEVVERHVSALVSRNRLKVPRIAEHSIKDPVALELLSKFKQAGVELCLSDFTLEMGIPSIAALAWDPGTFPEKSEIVWTAGTTPNPAKALCRALTEVAQLAGDFNSGGNYVASGLPKFNALAQADYVIDPGHDIELHKLPDLSDINIKIEVQRLVGTLAEKGMQVNVIDVHHPKLKIPAFYTIIPGALFRERAAQPTVAMICAKIIYQNFAPASARKALLDMEKKLPNKYYLHFYLSQIDLNTGNYPGAIARLNRAVELGPGNEDLASIYTYLGVCHKELGNYGEALAALNHADGIDSERTDTLNLMGVCHYKLSAFEEAIASFKRVVALNPSSAIDYANLGVNYRAIGDKARAIEYFQLALSLDPNIEFAQSHLAELGGAPK; this is encoded by the coding sequence ATGAAAATGAATCCCATCCACCTCAACGATGCCCACAAAACCTACCAGCATGACCAGGATAAGGTCATGACGCCCGAAACCACCATTGCCCGCTTCAAGCAGCGGCTCGCCGAAAGCGGGCTGCATATCCTCGAGGACATTGTGCGCATCGACAACGGTCGTCTCGGCATTCCGGTCTACTTCAGCGTGTGCGGCGACGAGGCGCGGGAAATCATAGGTAAAAACAAACAGATGGGAAAAGGTGCCACGCCGCTTCAGTCCCAGGCCAGCGCGGTCATGGAATTGGGGGAGCGATTCAGCCTTTTCAGTTTCATGCGCGACGGTGACAATTTTATGACCGCTCCGCGAAACGCCCTTCGTGAACCGGCAATGAGTCTTGACCAGATCGCGCTTTCCGTTTCAGACCAATCGGAGGATCTGCCGATCGCCCTCGATATCTTCGATACGTTGCCGCTCAAATGGACCTGGTCCTATAACCTGACCTTGGACAGGTCCGTGCTCGTACCGTTTGACTGGTTCTGGACCATCAACGAGTTCAACGGCTCTTCGGCCGGCAACTGTGTCGAGGAGGCCGTCTGCCAGGGCATATGCGAAGTGGTCGAACGCCATGTATCTGCCCTGGTCAGCAGAAATCGGCTAAAGGTGCCGCGCATTGCAGAACATTCCATCAAAGACCCTGTGGCGCTGGAATTGTTGTCCAAATTTAAACAGGCTGGAGTTGAACTGTGCCTGTCTGATTTCACTCTTGAAATGGGCATCCCCTCCATTGCTGCGCTGGCCTGGGACCCGGGGACGTTCCCTGAAAAAAGCGAAATCGTCTGGACCGCCGGCACCACACCGAACCCGGCCAAAGCGCTCTGCCGTGCTCTGACGGAAGTCGCCCAACTGGCGGGCGATTTCAACAGCGGCGGAAATTACGTGGCCAGTGGGCTGCCAAAATTCAACGCGTTGGCGCAAGCCGATTATGTCATCGATCCAGGGCATGACATCGAATTACATAAATTGCCGGATTTGAGCGATATCAACATTAAAATCGAAGTCCAGCGCCTGGTCGGCACCCTGGCTGAAAAAGGGATGCAGGTCAACGTGATCGATGTTCACCACCCAAAGCTCAAGATTCCTGCCTTTTACACCATCATTCCCGGCGCCCTGTTCCGAGAGCGCGCGGCGCAACCGACGGTCGCCATGATCTGTGCGAAAATCATCTATCAAAACTTCGCCCCGGCATCGGCAAGAAAGGCGTTGCTGGACATGGAAAAAAAATTACCGAATAAGTACTACCTCCATTTCTACCTGTCCCAGATCGACCTGAACACAGGAAATTATCCCGGGGCGATCGCCCGGCTGAACCGGGCCGTTGAGCTGGGGCCTGGGAACGAAGATCTGGCTAGTATTTATACGTATTTAGGGGTGTGTCACAAGGAGCTGGGTAACTATGGAGAAGCGCTGGCGGCATTGAATCATGCCGATGGAATCGACTCCGAGCGCACCGACACACTCAACTTGATGGGTGTATGCCATTACAAGTTGTCCGCTTTTGAGGAGGCTATTGCCAGCTTTAAACGGGTCGTCGCCTTGAATCCGAGCTCGGCCATCGATTATGCCAACCTGGGGGTGAACTACCGCGCCATCGGCGACAAGGCCAGAGCCATCGAATATTTTCAACTGGCCCTGAGCCTGGATCCCAACATCGAGTTCGCACAGAGCCATCTGGCGGAATTGGGGGGTGCGCCGAAATAA
- a CDS encoding DUF3187 family protein yields MRPMNGLIRCVIVLILFGSAAGAQAQGPLQVQNRFPLHLIFLTPRPTDARLPAKGAFQTTIAVDYSSVYVNERQDGWSALVDMELGVVDVSMVYGLTRKFSIGVQVPLVSMNSGFLDGFLENYHDAFGFSNYGREERPDNRFAYEMRKNGRTWIQGDTDGFSWADATLSGQMHLFEINGSGSWIGSLVGSIKLPIGDEKRGYGSGRVDAGLFVPTQWEGRRWAFYLMPGYIWHADPETRGADVSAKESFSLFGGASYIAGPRWRWYAQLNYSSTPIEETGISLLDDGAVELTLGFRRILSERVSVEVAFCEDLFTQTAPDFNLHLALVWSHRVGN; encoded by the coding sequence ATGCGACCCATGAATGGCTTGATCCGCTGCGTGATCGTACTGATCCTGTTCGGAAGTGCCGCCGGTGCGCAGGCTCAAGGTCCCCTGCAAGTTCAGAACCGGTTTCCACTCCACTTGATTTTTTTGACCCCGAGGCCCACCGATGCCCGCTTGCCCGCAAAGGGCGCATTTCAAACCACCATCGCCGTCGATTACAGCAGCGTCTATGTCAACGAACGGCAAGACGGTTGGTCGGCCCTGGTGGATATGGAGTTGGGTGTGGTAGACGTATCCATGGTATATGGCTTGACACGGAAGTTTTCCATCGGCGTCCAGGTGCCCCTGGTAAGCATGAACAGCGGTTTCCTGGACGGATTTCTCGAAAACTATCACGATGCTTTCGGGTTTTCCAATTACGGCCGGGAAGAGCGGCCGGACAACCGTTTTGCCTACGAGATGCGCAAGAACGGACGCACCTGGATTCAAGGCGATACGGATGGCTTCAGTTGGGCGGACGCTACTCTTTCCGGCCAAATGCATCTGTTCGAGATCAATGGATCCGGCAGCTGGATCGGTTCGTTGGTGGGCAGCATCAAATTGCCGATCGGCGATGAAAAGCGGGGATACGGCAGCGGCCGTGTTGACGCCGGTCTCTTTGTGCCGACCCAGTGGGAGGGAAGGCGTTGGGCGTTTTATCTAATGCCGGGTTATATTTGGCACGCCGATCCTGAAACCCGCGGCGCGGATGTGTCCGCAAAGGAGAGCTTCAGCCTTTTTGGCGGAGCGTCCTATATCGCCGGGCCCCGTTGGCGCTGGTACGCACAGCTCAATTACTCTTCCACACCCATAGAGGAAACCGGCATTTCCCTTCTGGACGACGGCGCGGTAGAACTCACCTTGGGATTCAGACGGATTCTGAGCGAGCGCGTGAGTGTCGAGGTCGCATTCTGTGAAGACCTCTTCACCCAAACCGCTCCGGATTTCAATCTTCACCTGGCATTGGTCTGGTCACACCGCGTGGGCAACTGA
- the ilvB gene encoding biosynthetic-type acetolactate synthase large subunit: protein MELTGAQILMTILKEEGVDTIFGFPGGAVIDLYDELIRSDLRHILVRHEQGAVHAADGYARASGKVGVCLVTSGPGATNTVTGIATAYMDSIPLVIITGQVPTQLIGNDAFQEVDIVGITRPCTKHNYLVNHVEDLARILKEAFHIARSGRPGPVLVDIPKNIGVAKTDYQPITEVNIKSYNPTYHPNTKQLKKALNLLKAAQRPLIFSGGGVILSKASDELADLAHRLKIPVTSSLMGLGAFPGSDPLWLGMLGMHGTYRANMAVSQCDLMVAVGVRFDDRVTGKTDCFASGAKIIHIDIDPTSIRKNIPVTVPVVGDCRSSLTELNRMIVEEGIQADETTRRGWLDQIVFWRDEHKLAYEQKETIKPQFVIEKLYELTRGQAIVTTEVGQNQMWAAQFYHFDRPQQFITSGGLGTMGFGLPAAIGAQVAFPEKMVVDIAGDGSIQMNIQEMATAVQYNLPVKVVILNNRCLGMVRQWQELFYDKRYAHTILEHAPDFVKLAEAFGARGLRASHPDEVEATLAEGLETKGPVIMEFIVASEECVYPMVPAGKAITDMLLV from the coding sequence ATGGAACTGACAGGTGCACAAATTTTGATGACCATCCTCAAAGAGGAAGGCGTGGACACGATCTTCGGATTTCCGGGAGGCGCCGTCATCGACTTGTATGACGAGTTGATCCGCAGCGACCTGCGACACATCCTGGTGCGGCACGAACAGGGCGCGGTGCACGCCGCGGACGGCTATGCCAGGGCTTCGGGCAAGGTCGGCGTCTGTCTTGTCACCTCAGGACCCGGCGCCACGAACACGGTCACGGGTATCGCCACGGCCTACATGGACTCCATTCCGCTGGTCATCATCACCGGCCAGGTTCCCACACAGCTCATCGGCAACGACGCCTTTCAGGAAGTGGACATCGTGGGCATCACGCGGCCCTGCACCAAACACAACTACCTGGTCAATCATGTCGAAGACCTGGCCAGGATATTGAAAGAGGCCTTCCACATCGCGCGCAGTGGACGTCCCGGGCCCGTTCTGGTGGACATTCCCAAGAATATCGGCGTGGCCAAAACAGACTACCAGCCGATCACGGAAGTGAATATCAAGTCCTACAACCCGACCTATCATCCCAACACCAAACAGCTCAAAAAAGCGCTGAACCTGCTGAAAGCCGCCCAGCGGCCGCTCATCTTCAGCGGAGGCGGTGTCATTCTATCCAAGGCGTCCGACGAGTTGGCCGATTTGGCCCATCGACTCAAGATTCCAGTCACCAGCTCGTTGATGGGGCTGGGTGCATTTCCGGGTTCAGATCCGCTCTGGCTTGGCATGCTGGGCATGCACGGCACCTATCGGGCCAACATGGCGGTCTCCCAATGCGATCTGATGGTTGCCGTGGGCGTGCGTTTCGACGACCGCGTCACTGGCAAAACCGACTGCTTTGCGAGCGGGGCCAAGATCATTCATATCGATATCGATCCCACCTCGATCCGCAAAAACATACCGGTCACCGTTCCGGTGGTCGGAGATTGTCGCAGCAGCCTGACCGAACTCAACCGTATGATCGTCGAGGAAGGGATTCAAGCCGACGAAACCACGCGCAGGGGGTGGCTGGATCAAATCGTCTTCTGGCGGGATGAGCACAAGCTGGCCTACGAACAGAAGGAGACCATCAAGCCCCAGTTCGTCATCGAAAAGCTCTACGAGTTGACCCGTGGCCAGGCCATCGTCACCACGGAAGTGGGGCAAAACCAGATGTGGGCGGCCCAATTCTACCATTTCGATCGCCCCCAGCAGTTCATCACGTCGGGCGGCCTGGGCACCATGGGATTCGGGCTGCCGGCCGCCATCGGCGCCCAAGTGGCTTTTCCGGAAAAAATGGTAGTCGACATCGCCGGGGACGGCAGCATTCAGATGAATATCCAGGAGATGGCCACTGCGGTTCAATACAACCTGCCGGTCAAGGTGGTCATTCTCAATAACCGCTGCCTGGGCATGGTGCGCCAGTGGCAAGAGCTTTTTTACGATAAACGCTACGCCCACACGATTTTGGAACACGCACCGGATTTCGTTAAATTGGCCGAAGCGTTCGGCGCCAGGGGACTCCGCGCCTCGCACCCTGACGAAGTAGAGGCGACGCTGGCCGAAGGTCTGGAGACCAAAGGCCCGGTGATCATGGAGTTCATCGTGGCTTCCGAAGAGTGCGTCTATCCCATGGTACCGGCCGGCAAGGCGATCACGGACATGTTGTTGGTCTAG
- a CDS encoding ParA family protein, whose translation MKTRTIAVANEKGGVGKTVTVINLGAALSLKQQKVLLVDMDPQANATKGLGVEPEEGAPTVYDILDRESPAKAAEAIVQTAWQGLDLLPSHVDLSGSEVELADVVGRENLLKEALADLPEEYDFVLLDTPPSLSLLTVNVFTYARHVLVPCQTHPYAYAALEELFDTISAVKETINPYISILGIVPTFYDSRTRVSQRILDQLKTDENYRDLVFRTAVRANTTIAESADVCRPVVFYRKGSFGSVDYRNLADELLEKFGILADSTE comes from the coding sequence ATGAAGACTCGGACCATTGCTGTTGCGAACGAAAAAGGGGGCGTTGGCAAAACCGTCACGGTCATCAACCTGGGCGCGGCTCTTTCGCTTAAGCAGCAGAAGGTGCTGCTGGTCGACATGGATCCCCAGGCGAACGCGACCAAAGGGTTGGGGGTTGAGCCGGAAGAAGGTGCCCCGACGGTGTATGACATCCTCGATCGGGAATCGCCGGCGAAGGCGGCCGAGGCGATTGTCCAAACCGCCTGGCAGGGACTGGATTTACTGCCATCCCATGTCGATCTTTCCGGGTCGGAAGTCGAGCTGGCGGATGTGGTCGGAAGAGAAAACCTGCTCAAGGAAGCCCTGGCGGATTTACCCGAGGAGTATGACTTCGTCCTTCTGGATACGCCACCCAGTCTGTCCCTGTTGACGGTCAATGTTTTTACCTATGCCCGGCATGTGTTGGTGCCGTGCCAGACTCATCCTTACGCCTATGCCGCCCTTGAAGAACTGTTCGATACCATCTCTGCGGTAAAGGAAACCATCAATCCGTACATTTCCATTCTGGGCATCGTACCGACATTTTATGATTCTCGCACGCGCGTGAGTCAGCGGATTCTCGATCAGTTGAAAACGGATGAGAATTACCGGGATCTGGTATTTCGCACGGCCGTGCGAGCCAACACCACCATTGCGGAGAGCGCCGATGTCTGCCGGCCGGTCGTTTTCTACCGCAAAGGCAGTTTTGGGTCGGTGGATTATAGAAACCTGGCCGATGAGCTCCTGGAAAAGTTTGGCATCTTGGCGGATAGCACGGAATAA
- the ilvD gene encoding dihydroxy-acid dehydratase, protein MKSSQVKEGIERAPHRALLKACGYTDAEIKRPLIGVANSANTVVPGHVHLNTLADAVKAGIYMAGGTPVEFGVIGVCDGIAMNHEGMKYSLASRELIADSVEIMARAHGLDALVLIPNCDKIVPGMLMAAARLDLPAIFVSGGAMLAGRHPNQPNGPKIDLITVFESVGAVRSGRMSEAELAEVEDAACPTCGSCSGMFTANSMNCLTEAIGMGLPGNGTIPAVMSARTRLAKLAGMQILTLWKEQITPSRIMTPQAFANALAVDMALGCSTNTVLHLSAIAQEAGVPFDLNQINEISGRTPHLCSMSPGGSHHIEDLNRAGGIQAVIKELAKGGFIDETCITATARTVGENIQNADIKDPEVIRSLGNPYHQTGGLAVLYGNLAPNGCVVKQTAVREEMLRHQGPARVFDSEDDATKAILDGHIKGGDVVVVRYEGPKGGPGMREMLTPTSAIAGMQLDGQVALLTDGRFSGGTRGAAIGHISPEAAQGGPIALVEEGDHIAIDIPARKIVLKVEDTVLEERRSRWQPPEPKIRTGYLSRYAQLVGSADCGAVFSAKS, encoded by the coding sequence ATGAAAAGCAGCCAGGTCAAAGAAGGCATCGAACGCGCCCCCCATCGTGCATTGCTCAAGGCATGCGGCTATACCGATGCGGAAATCAAACGCCCCCTCATCGGCGTCGCCAATTCGGCCAACACGGTGGTTCCAGGCCATGTCCATCTGAACACCCTCGCCGACGCCGTCAAGGCCGGCATTTACATGGCCGGCGGCACCCCAGTGGAGTTCGGCGTCATCGGCGTCTGCGATGGCATCGCCATGAACCATGAGGGAATGAAGTATTCTTTGGCCAGCCGTGAACTCATCGCCGACTCCGTCGAAATCATGGCCAGGGCCCATGGGCTCGACGCCCTGGTGCTGATCCCCAACTGCGACAAGATCGTTCCGGGCATGCTGATGGCAGCCGCCCGTCTCGACCTGCCGGCCATCTTCGTCAGCGGCGGTGCCATGCTCGCAGGCCGCCATCCCAATCAGCCCAACGGTCCCAAAATCGACCTGATCACCGTGTTCGAATCCGTGGGGGCGGTTCGATCCGGACGCATGAGCGAAGCCGAACTGGCCGAAGTGGAAGACGCCGCCTGCCCGACCTGCGGTTCGTGTTCCGGCATGTTCACCGCCAACTCCATGAACTGCCTGACCGAAGCCATCGGCATGGGGCTGCCGGGCAACGGCACCATTCCAGCCGTCATGTCGGCCCGCACACGATTGGCCAAACTGGCCGGCATGCAAATCCTCACCCTGTGGAAAGAGCAGATCACACCGAGCCGCATCATGACGCCGCAGGCATTTGCCAACGCCCTGGCCGTGGATATGGCACTGGGCTGTTCGACCAACACCGTGTTGCATCTCTCCGCCATCGCCCAGGAAGCGGGTGTTCCCTTTGACCTGAACCAGATTAACGAGATCAGCGGCCGAACGCCCCATTTGTGCTCGATGAGCCCGGGCGGAAGCCATCATATCGAAGATCTGAATCGCGCCGGCGGCATCCAGGCGGTGATCAAAGAGTTGGCCAAAGGCGGCTTCATCGACGAAACCTGCATCACGGCCACCGCCAGAACCGTGGGCGAAAACATCCAAAATGCCGACATAAAAGATCCGGAAGTGATCCGTTCACTGGGCAATCCTTACCATCAAACCGGCGGTCTGGCCGTGCTTTATGGCAATCTGGCGCCCAATGGCTGCGTGGTCAAACAAACGGCGGTGCGTGAAGAGATGCTGCGGCATCAGGGACCGGCCAGAGTATTCGATTCCGAGGACGATGCCACGAAGGCCATTCTGGACGGTCATATCAAAGGCGGCGATGTGGTCGTGGTGCGCTACGAAGGGCCCAAGGGCGGACCGGGCATGCGTGAAATGCTGACGCCGACCTCGGCCATCGCCGGCATGCAGCTCGACGGACAGGTGGCCCTGTTGACCGACGGCCGATTTTCCGGCGGGACGCGCGGCGCCGCCATCGGCCACATCTCTCCCGAAGCGGCCCAAGGCGGACCTATCGCCCTGGTCGAAGAAGGAGATCACATCGCCATCGACATTCCCGCCAGAAAGATCGTGCTTAAAGTTGAAGACACCGTATTGGAGGAACGGCGCAGCCGATGGCAGCCGCCGGAACCCAAAATTCGGACGGGCTATCTTTCGCGCTACGCGCAACTCGTCGGGTCGGCCGATTGCGGCGCGGTCTTCAGTGCGAAATCATAG